A genomic region of Candidatus Eremiobacteraceae bacterium contains the following coding sequences:
- a CDS encoding glycoside hydrolase family 57 protein — translation MSEARPLDVVLCWHMHQPQYRRASSREFQLPWTYLHAIKDYADMAWHLEQNRDARAVVNLTPILLDQIDDYAGQFARRAFRDPLLRALADPESVPSGDLAGLIEACFRANAERMIRRHAPYQRLRDAYDSALTGGFHGYLSTRFLTDVCVWYHLAWLGESIAREDARAIRLREKAADFDETDRTELIDLMGEIVRGIVARYKALASNGRVELSTSPYTHPILPLLIDFIVARESQPDAPLPEAPSYPGGVARAQAHVEAAIATHGARFAKRPAGCWPSEGAVSKAALSLLASNGFAWCASCETVLVRSLGAAAADLPPREASLYKPYLVADARGRGIAMFFRDVRLSDLIGFRYADWHADDAVANLVGELEGIARSTAEQEAPIVSIILDGENAWEHYPENGFYFLSGLYRALSSHASLRLTTFSEHLMRNPPTSKLDTLVAGSWVYGTLSTWIGEDAKNRAWDLLVAAKTDFDRAVAAGSLGGERLVLAEAQLKVCEGSDWFWWFGDENPAQTVSDYDRLFRDHIADLYKLMGVEAPATVGAVIGVGAGSPEHGGSMRANPPTATDGIRP, via the coding sequence GTGAGCGAGGCGAGACCGCTCGACGTCGTCCTCTGCTGGCACATGCACCAGCCGCAGTATCGCCGCGCGTCGAGCCGCGAGTTCCAACTGCCGTGGACGTATCTCCACGCGATCAAAGACTACGCCGACATGGCGTGGCACCTCGAGCAGAACCGAGACGCGCGAGCCGTCGTCAATCTCACGCCCATTCTCCTCGATCAGATCGACGACTACGCCGGCCAATTCGCGCGGCGTGCGTTTCGCGATCCGCTCTTGCGCGCGCTCGCCGATCCGGAAAGCGTGCCGTCGGGCGATTTGGCCGGTCTCATCGAGGCGTGCTTTCGCGCGAACGCCGAGCGGATGATCCGAAGGCATGCACCGTATCAGCGGCTGCGCGACGCATACGACTCGGCGCTCACGGGCGGCTTTCACGGCTATCTGTCGACGCGCTTCCTGACGGACGTCTGCGTCTGGTACCATCTGGCGTGGCTCGGCGAGTCGATAGCCCGAGAGGATGCGCGCGCGATACGCCTTCGAGAGAAGGCGGCCGACTTCGATGAGACCGATCGAACCGAACTCATCGATCTCATGGGCGAGATCGTGCGAGGCATCGTCGCCAGATACAAAGCGCTCGCCTCCAACGGCCGCGTCGAGCTCTCGACGTCGCCCTACACGCATCCGATACTGCCGCTCCTCATCGACTTCATCGTCGCTCGCGAAAGCCAGCCGGACGCGCCCCTTCCGGAAGCGCCGTCCTATCCAGGCGGCGTCGCGCGGGCGCAAGCCCACGTGGAAGCCGCGATCGCGACCCACGGCGCCCGGTTCGCCAAACGGCCTGCGGGCTGCTGGCCGTCCGAAGGCGCCGTGTCGAAGGCTGCGCTCTCGCTGTTGGCTTCGAACGGATTTGCCTGGTGCGCGTCGTGCGAAACCGTCCTCGTGCGCTCGCTCGGCGCGGCCGCCGCGGACCTGCCGCCGCGCGAAGCATCCTTATACAAGCCGTATCTCGTCGCCGACGCGCGCGGCCGCGGTATCGCGATGTTCTTCCGCGACGTGCGCCTTTCCGATCTCATCGGTTTCCGCTATGCCGATTGGCACGCCGACGACGCGGTCGCGAATCTCGTCGGCGAGCTCGAGGGGATCGCGCGATCGACCGCCGAGCAAGAAGCGCCGATCGTCTCGATCATCCTCGACGGCGAAAACGCGTGGGAGCACTACCCGGAGAACGGGTTTTATTTCTTATCCGGCCTCTATCGCGCGCTGAGCTCGCATGCGTCGCTGCGCCTGACGACCTTCAGCGAGCATCTCATGCGGAACCCGCCGACTTCAAAGCTCGACACGCTAGTCGCGGGCAGCTGGGTGTACGGCACGCTCTCGACGTGGATCGGCGAGGATGCGAAGAACCGCGCTTGGGATCTGCTCGTCGCCGCGAAGACCGATTTCGACCGAGCGGTCGCCGCGGGCTCGCTCGGCGGCGAACGCCTCGTTCTCGCCGAAGCCCAGTTGAAGGTCTGTGAAGGCTCCGACTGGTTCTGGTGGTTTGGCGATGAAAATCCTGCGCAGACCGTGAGCGACTACGATCGGCTGTTCCGCGATCATATCGCCGATCTCTATAAGCTCATGGGTGTGGAAGCGCCGGCGACCGTTGGCGCGGTGATCGGCGTCGGCGCGGGATCGCCCGAGCACGGCGGCTCGATGCGCGCGAATCCGCCGACGGCGACGGACGGCATCCGTCCGTGA
- a CDS encoding choice-of-anchor tandem repeat GloVer-containing protein produces the protein MAQLLDINGTLFGTTSGGGSNFDGTVYSITTGGAEKVLYTFGSKANDGELPLGGLIDVNGALFGVTDESTNATTDCGAIYKVTAAGVESVKYLFKNHPDGCGPMGQLVKLNTEMYGTTSAGGDSRGDGVIYQATTGGTEKVDYTFTGQPDGSQPEAGLTNASGTMYGTTSSGGTNNAGTIFSFSPAGGEHIVHSFGSTSDGALPFGGLLDVNGTLYGTTERGGTHTVGTVFSFTPSTGTEKVVYNFGKSSTDAATPSGDLVVLNGVLYGTTRFGGASSDGTIYSVTKAGREAVLHSFPSMPGDGGDPVAGLVNVGGTLVGTTSVGGSASRGMAYTLVP, from the coding sequence ATGGCGCAGCTCCTCGACATCAACGGCACGCTGTTCGGAACCACCTCTGGCGGCGGCAGCAACTTCGATGGCACGGTCTACAGCATCACCACAGGCGGGGCGGAGAAAGTCCTCTACACATTCGGCTCGAAAGCGAACGACGGCGAGCTCCCGCTCGGAGGTTTGATCGACGTCAACGGAGCGCTCTTCGGGGTGACGGACGAATCGACGAACGCAACGACCGATTGCGGTGCGATCTACAAAGTGACGGCGGCCGGCGTCGAATCGGTCAAGTACCTCTTCAAGAACCATCCTGACGGTTGCGGGCCGATGGGCCAACTCGTCAAGCTCAATACCGAGATGTACGGCACGACGTCGGCCGGCGGGGACAGCCGTGGCGACGGCGTCATCTACCAAGCGACGACGGGAGGGACCGAAAAAGTAGACTACACGTTCACCGGCCAGCCCGACGGATCGCAGCCAGAGGCTGGACTGACCAACGCGTCGGGTACGATGTACGGCACCACCTCGAGTGGCGGCACGAACAACGCGGGAACGATCTTCAGTTTCAGCCCGGCGGGCGGGGAGCACATCGTCCATAGTTTTGGCAGCACGTCGGACGGGGCGCTGCCGTTCGGCGGCCTCCTCGACGTCAACGGCACGCTCTATGGAACGACCGAGCGCGGCGGAACGCACACCGTGGGAACGGTGTTCAGCTTCACGCCGTCCACCGGCACCGAAAAGGTCGTCTACAATTTCGGCAAGAGTTCGACGGACGCTGCGACGCCGTCCGGTGATCTCGTCGTCCTCAACGGCGTTCTGTATGGAACGACGCGGTTCGGCGGCGCGAGCAGCGACGGCACTATCTACAGCGTCACAAAGGCGGGCAGAGAAGCCGTCCTGCATTCGTTCCCGTCGATGCCGGGCGACGGAGGCGATCCGGTCGCCGGTCTCGTCAATGTCGGTGGGACGTTGGTCGGCACCACATCAGTCGGCGGCTCGGCCAGCCGCGGTATGGCGTACACGCTAGTCCCTTAG
- a CDS encoding alpha-amylase/4-alpha-glucanotransferase domain-containing protein yields the protein MSETVKLLFGVHAHQPAGNFPKVVRDACDRCYSPFFEVLERHPEFKFAMHVSGWLLDFLTREFPDDVRRLRTMIARGQLEVFGGGDTEPILASLSETDRRGQIGAMNERVKRTFDVRPRGAWLAERVWEATVVPSLVNRGIRYVAVDDFHFLCAGQEPQSLHGYFSTEEGGKRLDLFPISETLRYRIPFAPVSDTIAYIESLPATGAAIYFDDIEKFGIWPETHEWVYGRRWLEEFIASVVRSPKIETMRYAEFHKAYTNRGVVYLPTVSYAEMGAWTLPPRGAQRFSQLVERAKNEGTIDADKPLIRGGHWRNFFSRYPESNWMHKRVAQASRRFHALPASKKRDTMLHDLHLAQANDAYWHGLFGGIYLPHLRRQVYSSLARLEAKLDRVAPRAPVEVADIDLDGRDEVVLANRSMIAIVRPHVDGCVCELTHYKLAHNFADAFARRAELYHDRMRSGEVHGSSGGPASIHDRVAFRMQIGEDELAIDAEPRAMFVDHWSPAEGAGARAAYGQLGSRASRLVMAGLAGTLAVDKHVELDGDDMLVGYTLAAGDSGTSRNGTWTVSLDVAMPSCDGPGGTYVVDGIKSGGFDGVVERDDVKAVELRDSELGGALEVEVSPAARIDARPLYTASQSEAGFERIMQTATIRISWPVSIPEGESVTLGVRLGVKKW from the coding sequence GTGAGCGAAACCGTCAAGCTGCTGTTCGGCGTCCACGCGCATCAGCCCGCGGGCAACTTCCCGAAAGTCGTGCGCGACGCGTGCGACCGCTGCTACAGCCCGTTCTTCGAGGTGCTCGAACGACACCCGGAGTTCAAGTTCGCGATGCACGTGAGCGGCTGGCTGCTCGACTTCCTGACGCGTGAGTTCCCCGACGATGTCAGGCGCCTTCGGACGATGATCGCGCGCGGTCAGCTCGAGGTCTTCGGCGGCGGCGATACCGAGCCGATCCTCGCATCGCTTTCGGAAACGGATCGCCGCGGGCAGATCGGCGCGATGAACGAACGCGTGAAGCGCACGTTCGACGTACGGCCGCGAGGCGCATGGCTCGCCGAGCGAGTGTGGGAAGCGACCGTCGTACCGTCGCTCGTCAACCGCGGCATCCGCTATGTCGCCGTCGACGACTTCCATTTCTTGTGCGCGGGCCAAGAACCTCAATCGCTTCATGGCTACTTCTCGACCGAAGAAGGCGGCAAGCGGCTCGATCTGTTCCCGATCTCGGAGACGTTGCGCTACCGGATCCCATTCGCGCCGGTGAGCGACACCATCGCGTACATCGAAAGCCTTCCGGCGACCGGCGCCGCGATCTATTTCGACGACATCGAGAAGTTCGGCATCTGGCCCGAGACGCACGAGTGGGTGTACGGGCGTCGATGGCTCGAGGAGTTCATCGCCTCGGTCGTGCGCTCGCCGAAGATCGAGACGATGCGTTACGCCGAGTTCCATAAAGCCTATACCAACCGCGGCGTCGTTTATCTGCCGACGGTCTCGTACGCCGAGATGGGTGCCTGGACGTTGCCGCCGCGTGGTGCACAACGGTTCTCGCAGCTCGTCGAACGCGCCAAGAACGAGGGGACGATCGATGCGGACAAGCCGCTGATCCGCGGCGGCCACTGGCGCAACTTCTTCAGCCGATATCCCGAATCCAATTGGATGCACAAGCGCGTCGCGCAGGCATCGCGCCGCTTTCACGCGCTGCCGGCGTCGAAAAAGCGCGACACGATGCTCCACGACCTGCACCTCGCGCAGGCGAACGATGCCTACTGGCACGGTTTGTTCGGCGGTATCTACCTGCCGCATCTGCGGCGTCAGGTCTACTCGTCGCTCGCGCGGCTCGAAGCGAAACTCGACCGCGTCGCTCCCCGGGCGCCGGTCGAGGTGGCCGATATCGATCTCGACGGCCGCGACGAGGTCGTTCTCGCGAACCGCTCGATGATCGCGATCGTCCGCCCGCACGTCGACGGTTGCGTCTGCGAGCTCACCCACTACAAGCTCGCCCACAACTTCGCCGACGCGTTCGCGCGGCGCGCCGAACTCTACCACGACCGCATGCGGTCCGGCGAGGTCCACGGCTCCTCGGGCGGACCGGCGTCGATCCACGACCGGGTCGCCTTTCGGATGCAGATAGGCGAAGATGAGCTCGCGATCGACGCGGAGCCCCGCGCGATGTTCGTCGACCACTGGTCGCCGGCCGAGGGCGCCGGCGCGCGCGCGGCGTATGGACAACTCGGATCGCGAGCTTCTCGGCTCGTGATGGCCGGTTTGGCGGGCACGTTGGCCGTCGACAAGCATGTCGAACTCGACGGCGACGACATGCTCGTCGGCTACACGCTAGCGGCGGGGGATTCCGGCACGTCGCGCAACGGCACGTGGACGGTTTCGCTCGACGTCGCGATGCCGAGTTGCGATGGGCCCGGGGGGACGTACGTCGTGGACGGTATCAAGAGCGGAGGGTTTGACGGTGTCGTCGAGCGCGATGACGTCAAAGCCGTCGAGCTGCGCGATTCCGAACTCGGGGGAGCGCTCGAAGTCGAAGTCTCGCCCGCCGCGCGGATCGACGCGCGGCCGTTATACACAGCGTCGCAATCGGAAGCGGGTTTCGAGAGGATCATGCAGACCGCGACGATCCGCATTTCGTGGCCGGTTTCGATACCCGAAGGTGAAAGCGTGACGCTCGGCGTCAGGTTGGGGGTGAAGAAATGGTAG